Proteins encoded in a region of the Neodiprion virginianus isolate iyNeoVirg1 chromosome 2, iyNeoVirg1.1, whole genome shotgun sequence genome:
- the LOC124298903 gene encoding caskin-1 isoform X2, with product MTLAVSAERSSTLRDGLINSVGGMSRPSKAVAQVKKVAPPAVPDVFRHSGSSFGSAGYASSEDGCFLSGSGGGGDDGSYGMPAGKSPGPIFTHPGFAFPPVVGKYAHAEDQGIDMTQSPGRDSPGSSGSGSGSRHSTASLDSGRASGYHLGPRGPGALASSPRCSISSLGSHPDRPADLDVVHAWLTELQFEEYFTLFASAGYDLATITRMTPEDLTAIGIKKPNHRKRLKAEIDNLNVGDGLPEHVPGSLEEWLRLLRLEEYLGALQQQGMRSVEDVTTLTWEDLEDIGIVRLGHQKRLLLAIKRVKDIRAGKRIQPLDLARLPPHPGHTQDVVIQRGGPDLPSPDEDCSSPVLRSFQRGNEVNSTSTWRSMYAAMPQSLDYTVARTGPRGKSLESLEDAPLSYPPSPTHVQPTQTEWRPRSYEDGDLTPTNEAAIEAGGGTLPRPRHCLVRPRPIAKVTATPGQFKSLPRDFDNKYQLTYGLESSPHLPKRRPPSPPRRQSSREIGTAVGGGTGDVVIDCSGPVPTASCDEMIPPLPAPAPAQSAQSQQIRPHSSMSRSWGSVGVSVNEEHELIASLALQHRNGSDASFKSSSSTESDSLPFANENAGTIKQRAARAQDYTSPPMGGMMGHHHSGAGTGQETGDVLNDIGNMLANLTDELDAMLEEEKRQGLNP from the exons TGGGCGGCATGAGCCGACCTTCGAAAGCAGTGGCCCAAGTTAAAAAGGTTGCTCCACCAGCCGTCCCGGACGTCTTCCGACACTCCGGTTCGTCTTTCGGTTCCGCGGGATATGCGAGCAGCGAAGATGGCTGCTTTTTGTCGGGGAGCGGGGGCGGCGGTGACGACGGATCCTACGGAATGCCGGCCGGAAAGAGTCCCGGTCCGATTTTCACCCATCCTGGATTCGCCTTTCCCCCCGTCGTCGGGAAGTACGCCCATGCCGAGGATCAGG GTATCGACATGACTCAAAGTCCGGGCAGAGACAGTCCCGGCAGTTCTGGGTCAGGCTCTGGTTCGAGGCACTCGACCGCTTCCCTCGATTCCGGAAGAGCTTCCGGCTATCATCTGGGTCCCAGAGGACCAGGGGCCCTGGCCTCATCGCCACGGTGCTCGATCAGTTCCCTGGGAAGTCATCCGGATCGGCCAGCAGATCTCGACGTGGTACATGCCTGGCTTACCGAACTCCAGTTCGAGGAGTACTTTACTTTATTCGCTTCGGCGGGATACGATCTTGCTACCATAACCCGAATGACCCCGGAGGATCTCACAGCTATag GTATTAAGAAACCGAATCATCGAAAGCGACTTAAAGCAGAAATCGATAATTTAAACGTCGGTGATGGTTTGCCGGAGCATGTGCCTGGCTCGCTTGAAGAATGGTTGAGACTTTTAAGACTAGAAGAGTATTTGGGTGCGCTGCAGCAGCAAGGCATGCGGTCAGTCGAAGATGTAACGACTCTGACTTGGGAGGACCTTGAAGATATTGGTATTGTCAGGCTTGGTCATCAAAAGCGACTTCTCCTCGCTATTAAACGGGTGAAAGATATACGTGCTGGTAAACGCATACAGCCTCTCGATCTCGCTCGTCTTCCACCGCACCCTGGTCACACACAG GATGTTGTTATCCAACGTGGTGGACCAGATTTGCCGTCCCCTGATGAAGACTGCTCGTCGCCGGTACTTAGGTCGTTTCAAAGAGGAAATGAGGTGAATTCGACCTCGACGTGGCGAAGCATGTACGCTGCTATGCCTCAGAGCTTAGATTACACAGTAGCAAGGACAGGGCCTCGTGGCAAATCCCTCGAGAGCCTCGAAGATGCTCCTCTTAGTTATCCACCTTCGCCTACCCATGTTCAACCGACTCAAACTGAGTGGCGACCTCGAAGCTATGAGGACGGTGACTTGACGCCGACTAATGAAGCAGCGATAGAAGCTGGTGGCGGCACTCTACCCAGACCAAGACACTGTCTGGTACGTCCACGACCCATCGCTAAG gTCACCGCCACTCCTGGACAGTTTAAATCGTTGCCGCGCGATTTTGATAACAAATATCAACTTACTTACGGGCTTGAGAGCAGCCCCCATTTACCAAAACGTCGGCCACCGTCGCCGCCGCGACGCCAGAGTTCTCGTGAAATTGGGACAGCAGTTGGTGGAGGAACGGGAGATGTTGTAATAGATTGTAGCGGTCCTGTTCCGACAGCTTCCTGCGATGAAATGATTCCGCCACTGCCGGCTCCAGCGCCTGCACAATCCGCCCAGTCACAACAAATCCGACCACACTCCTCCATGTCAAGATCCTGGGGCAGCGTAGGTGTTAGTGTCAATGAAGAACACGAGCTAATTGCCTCTCTCGCCCTGCAACATCGCAACGGATCTGACGCTAGTTTTAAG TCAAGTTCGAGCACTGAATCAGACTCCTTACCGTTTGCGAACGAAAATGCAGGGACAATAAAACAGAGAGCGGCAAGAGCACAGGATTACACAAGTCCTCCGATGGGTGGCATGATGGGACATCATCATTCTGGTGCGGGAACTGGTCAAGAGACCGGGGATGTCTTGAACGACATCGGGAACATGCTTGCCAATCTTACAGACGAGCTAGACGCCATGCTTGAAGAGGAGAAACGTCAGGGCCTCAATCCCTAA
- the LOC124298903 gene encoding caskin-1 isoform X3 produces the protein MRRISVGGMSRPSKAVAQVKKVAPPAVPDVFRHSGSSFGSAGYASSEDGCFLSGSGGGGDDGSYGMPAGKSPGPIFTHPGFAFPPVVGKYAHAEDQGIDMTQSPGRDSPGSSGSGSGSRHSTASLDSGRASGYHLGPRGPGALASSPRCSISSLGSHPDRPADLDVVHAWLTELQFEEYFTLFASAGYDLATITRMTPEDLTAIGIKKPNHRKRLKAEIDNLNVGDGLPEHVPGSLEEWLRLLRLEEYLGALQQQGMRSVEDVTTLTWEDLEDIGIVRLGHQKRLLLAIKRVKDIRAGKRIQPLDLARLPPHPGHTQDVVIQRGGPDLPSPDEDCSSPVLRSFQRGNEVNSTSTWRSMYAAMPQSLDYTVARTGPRGKSLESLEDAPLSYPPSPTHVQPTQTEWRPRSYEDGDLTPTNEAAIEAGGGTLPRPRHCLVRPRPIAKVTATPGQFKSLPRDFDNKYQLTYGLESSPHLPKRRPPSPPRRQSSREIGTAVGGGTGDVVIDCSGPVPTASCDEMIPPLPAPAPAQSAQSQQIRPHSSMSRSWGSVGVSVNEEHELIASLALQHRNGSDASFKSSSSTESDSLPFANENAGTIKQRAARAQDYTSPPMGGMMGHHHSGAGTGQETGDVLNDIGNMLANLTDELDAMLEEEKRQGLNP, from the exons TGGGCGGCATGAGCCGACCTTCGAAAGCAGTGGCCCAAGTTAAAAAGGTTGCTCCACCAGCCGTCCCGGACGTCTTCCGACACTCCGGTTCGTCTTTCGGTTCCGCGGGATATGCGAGCAGCGAAGATGGCTGCTTTTTGTCGGGGAGCGGGGGCGGCGGTGACGACGGATCCTACGGAATGCCGGCCGGAAAGAGTCCCGGTCCGATTTTCACCCATCCTGGATTCGCCTTTCCCCCCGTCGTCGGGAAGTACGCCCATGCCGAGGATCAGG GTATCGACATGACTCAAAGTCCGGGCAGAGACAGTCCCGGCAGTTCTGGGTCAGGCTCTGGTTCGAGGCACTCGACCGCTTCCCTCGATTCCGGAAGAGCTTCCGGCTATCATCTGGGTCCCAGAGGACCAGGGGCCCTGGCCTCATCGCCACGGTGCTCGATCAGTTCCCTGGGAAGTCATCCGGATCGGCCAGCAGATCTCGACGTGGTACATGCCTGGCTTACCGAACTCCAGTTCGAGGAGTACTTTACTTTATTCGCTTCGGCGGGATACGATCTTGCTACCATAACCCGAATGACCCCGGAGGATCTCACAGCTATag GTATTAAGAAACCGAATCATCGAAAGCGACTTAAAGCAGAAATCGATAATTTAAACGTCGGTGATGGTTTGCCGGAGCATGTGCCTGGCTCGCTTGAAGAATGGTTGAGACTTTTAAGACTAGAAGAGTATTTGGGTGCGCTGCAGCAGCAAGGCATGCGGTCAGTCGAAGATGTAACGACTCTGACTTGGGAGGACCTTGAAGATATTGGTATTGTCAGGCTTGGTCATCAAAAGCGACTTCTCCTCGCTATTAAACGGGTGAAAGATATACGTGCTGGTAAACGCATACAGCCTCTCGATCTCGCTCGTCTTCCACCGCACCCTGGTCACACACAG GATGTTGTTATCCAACGTGGTGGACCAGATTTGCCGTCCCCTGATGAAGACTGCTCGTCGCCGGTACTTAGGTCGTTTCAAAGAGGAAATGAGGTGAATTCGACCTCGACGTGGCGAAGCATGTACGCTGCTATGCCTCAGAGCTTAGATTACACAGTAGCAAGGACAGGGCCTCGTGGCAAATCCCTCGAGAGCCTCGAAGATGCTCCTCTTAGTTATCCACCTTCGCCTACCCATGTTCAACCGACTCAAACTGAGTGGCGACCTCGAAGCTATGAGGACGGTGACTTGACGCCGACTAATGAAGCAGCGATAGAAGCTGGTGGCGGCACTCTACCCAGACCAAGACACTGTCTGGTACGTCCACGACCCATCGCTAAG gTCACCGCCACTCCTGGACAGTTTAAATCGTTGCCGCGCGATTTTGATAACAAATATCAACTTACTTACGGGCTTGAGAGCAGCCCCCATTTACCAAAACGTCGGCCACCGTCGCCGCCGCGACGCCAGAGTTCTCGTGAAATTGGGACAGCAGTTGGTGGAGGAACGGGAGATGTTGTAATAGATTGTAGCGGTCCTGTTCCGACAGCTTCCTGCGATGAAATGATTCCGCCACTGCCGGCTCCAGCGCCTGCACAATCCGCCCAGTCACAACAAATCCGACCACACTCCTCCATGTCAAGATCCTGGGGCAGCGTAGGTGTTAGTGTCAATGAAGAACACGAGCTAATTGCCTCTCTCGCCCTGCAACATCGCAACGGATCTGACGCTAGTTTTAAG TCAAGTTCGAGCACTGAATCAGACTCCTTACCGTTTGCGAACGAAAATGCAGGGACAATAAAACAGAGAGCGGCAAGAGCACAGGATTACACAAGTCCTCCGATGGGTGGCATGATGGGACATCATCATTCTGGTGCGGGAACTGGTCAAGAGACCGGGGATGTCTTGAACGACATCGGGAACATGCTTGCCAATCTTACAGACGAGCTAGACGCCATGCTTGAAGAGGAGAAACGTCAGGGCCTCAATCCCTAA
- the LOC124298903 gene encoding caskin-1 isoform X4 produces the protein MSRPSKAVAQVKKVAPPAVPDVFRHSGSSFGSAGYASSEDGCFLSGSGGGGDDGSYGMPAGKSPGPIFTHPGFAFPPVVGKYAHAEDQGIDMTQSPGRDSPGSSGSGSGSRHSTASLDSGRASGYHLGPRGPGALASSPRCSISSLGSHPDRPADLDVVHAWLTELQFEEYFTLFASAGYDLATITRMTPEDLTAIGIKKPNHRKRLKAEIDNLNVGDGLPEHVPGSLEEWLRLLRLEEYLGALQQQGMRSVEDVTTLTWEDLEDIGIVRLGHQKRLLLAIKRVKDIRAGKRIQPLDLARLPPHPGHTQDVVIQRGGPDLPSPDEDCSSPVLRSFQRGNEVNSTSTWRSMYAAMPQSLDYTVARTGPRGKSLESLEDAPLSYPPSPTHVQPTQTEWRPRSYEDGDLTPTNEAAIEAGGGTLPRPRHCLVRPRPIAKVTATPGQFKSLPRDFDNKYQLTYGLESSPHLPKRRPPSPPRRQSSREIGTAVGGGTGDVVIDCSGPVPTASCDEMIPPLPAPAPAQSAQSQQIRPHSSMSRSWGSVGVSVNEEHELIASLALQHRNGSDASFKSSSSTESDSLPFANENAGTIKQRAARAQDYTSPPMGGMMGHHHSGAGTGQETGDVLNDIGNMLANLTDELDAMLEEEKRQGLNP, from the exons ATGAGCCGACCTTCGAAAGCAGTGGCCCAAGTTAAAAAGGTTGCTCCACCAGCCGTCCCGGACGTCTTCCGACACTCCGGTTCGTCTTTCGGTTCCGCGGGATATGCGAGCAGCGAAGATGGCTGCTTTTTGTCGGGGAGCGGGGGCGGCGGTGACGACGGATCCTACGGAATGCCGGCCGGAAAGAGTCCCGGTCCGATTTTCACCCATCCTGGATTCGCCTTTCCCCCCGTCGTCGGGAAGTACGCCCATGCCGAGGATCAGG GTATCGACATGACTCAAAGTCCGGGCAGAGACAGTCCCGGCAGTTCTGGGTCAGGCTCTGGTTCGAGGCACTCGACCGCTTCCCTCGATTCCGGAAGAGCTTCCGGCTATCATCTGGGTCCCAGAGGACCAGGGGCCCTGGCCTCATCGCCACGGTGCTCGATCAGTTCCCTGGGAAGTCATCCGGATCGGCCAGCAGATCTCGACGTGGTACATGCCTGGCTTACCGAACTCCAGTTCGAGGAGTACTTTACTTTATTCGCTTCGGCGGGATACGATCTTGCTACCATAACCCGAATGACCCCGGAGGATCTCACAGCTATag GTATTAAGAAACCGAATCATCGAAAGCGACTTAAAGCAGAAATCGATAATTTAAACGTCGGTGATGGTTTGCCGGAGCATGTGCCTGGCTCGCTTGAAGAATGGTTGAGACTTTTAAGACTAGAAGAGTATTTGGGTGCGCTGCAGCAGCAAGGCATGCGGTCAGTCGAAGATGTAACGACTCTGACTTGGGAGGACCTTGAAGATATTGGTATTGTCAGGCTTGGTCATCAAAAGCGACTTCTCCTCGCTATTAAACGGGTGAAAGATATACGTGCTGGTAAACGCATACAGCCTCTCGATCTCGCTCGTCTTCCACCGCACCCTGGTCACACACAG GATGTTGTTATCCAACGTGGTGGACCAGATTTGCCGTCCCCTGATGAAGACTGCTCGTCGCCGGTACTTAGGTCGTTTCAAAGAGGAAATGAGGTGAATTCGACCTCGACGTGGCGAAGCATGTACGCTGCTATGCCTCAGAGCTTAGATTACACAGTAGCAAGGACAGGGCCTCGTGGCAAATCCCTCGAGAGCCTCGAAGATGCTCCTCTTAGTTATCCACCTTCGCCTACCCATGTTCAACCGACTCAAACTGAGTGGCGACCTCGAAGCTATGAGGACGGTGACTTGACGCCGACTAATGAAGCAGCGATAGAAGCTGGTGGCGGCACTCTACCCAGACCAAGACACTGTCTGGTACGTCCACGACCCATCGCTAAG gTCACCGCCACTCCTGGACAGTTTAAATCGTTGCCGCGCGATTTTGATAACAAATATCAACTTACTTACGGGCTTGAGAGCAGCCCCCATTTACCAAAACGTCGGCCACCGTCGCCGCCGCGACGCCAGAGTTCTCGTGAAATTGGGACAGCAGTTGGTGGAGGAACGGGAGATGTTGTAATAGATTGTAGCGGTCCTGTTCCGACAGCTTCCTGCGATGAAATGATTCCGCCACTGCCGGCTCCAGCGCCTGCACAATCCGCCCAGTCACAACAAATCCGACCACACTCCTCCATGTCAAGATCCTGGGGCAGCGTAGGTGTTAGTGTCAATGAAGAACACGAGCTAATTGCCTCTCTCGCCCTGCAACATCGCAACGGATCTGACGCTAGTTTTAAG TCAAGTTCGAGCACTGAATCAGACTCCTTACCGTTTGCGAACGAAAATGCAGGGACAATAAAACAGAGAGCGGCAAGAGCACAGGATTACACAAGTCCTCCGATGGGTGGCATGATGGGACATCATCATTCTGGTGCGGGAACTGGTCAAGAGACCGGGGATGTCTTGAACGACATCGGGAACATGCTTGCCAATCTTACAGACGAGCTAGACGCCATGCTTGAAGAGGAGAAACGTCAGGGCCTCAATCCCTAA
- the LOC124298903 gene encoding caskin-1 isoform X1, whose product MAITAVSGCLGPPPLPPGKRFLQRSSRKLSSTYQSFRDPGIEVWNQPVSHNQEIGTVVNYPAVFDVGNNKYYHRKIRRGCGGCGVSAAVSNLVRSKSEGNLLIAPKKTDDLFNNYSVVSGPLDKCIRAIYGSWRNLMQLGGMSRPSKAVAQVKKVAPPAVPDVFRHSGSSFGSAGYASSEDGCFLSGSGGGGDDGSYGMPAGKSPGPIFTHPGFAFPPVVGKYAHAEDQGIDMTQSPGRDSPGSSGSGSGSRHSTASLDSGRASGYHLGPRGPGALASSPRCSISSLGSHPDRPADLDVVHAWLTELQFEEYFTLFASAGYDLATITRMTPEDLTAIGIKKPNHRKRLKAEIDNLNVGDGLPEHVPGSLEEWLRLLRLEEYLGALQQQGMRSVEDVTTLTWEDLEDIGIVRLGHQKRLLLAIKRVKDIRAGKRIQPLDLARLPPHPGHTQDVVIQRGGPDLPSPDEDCSSPVLRSFQRGNEVNSTSTWRSMYAAMPQSLDYTVARTGPRGKSLESLEDAPLSYPPSPTHVQPTQTEWRPRSYEDGDLTPTNEAAIEAGGGTLPRPRHCLVRPRPIAKVTATPGQFKSLPRDFDNKYQLTYGLESSPHLPKRRPPSPPRRQSSREIGTAVGGGTGDVVIDCSGPVPTASCDEMIPPLPAPAPAQSAQSQQIRPHSSMSRSWGSVGVSVNEEHELIASLALQHRNGSDASFKSSSSTESDSLPFANENAGTIKQRAARAQDYTSPPMGGMMGHHHSGAGTGQETGDVLNDIGNMLANLTDELDAMLEEEKRQGLNP is encoded by the exons ATGGCTATCACGGCAGTCTCCGGCTGTTTGGGACCGCCGCCTTTACCGCCTGGAAAACGGTTCCTTCAACGATCGAGCAGAAAGCTTTCGTCCACTTATCAGAGCTTCCGGGATCCCGGGATCGAGGTCTGGAATCAACCCGTTAGTCATAATCAGGAAATTGGGACCGTAGTTAATTACCCCGCTGTGTTTGATGttggaaacaataaatattatcatcGTAAAATTCGTCGAGGATGCGGTGGCTGCGGTGTTTCGGCCGCTGTTTCGAATCTCGTCAGAAGCAAGTCCGAGGGAAATTTATTAATCGCACCAAAGAAAACCGATGATTTGTTCAACAATTACAGCGTCGTAAGCGGTCCTTTGGATAAATGCATAAGGGCCATTTACGGCAGCTGGCGTAATCTTATGCAAC TGGGCGGCATGAGCCGACCTTCGAAAGCAGTGGCCCAAGTTAAAAAGGTTGCTCCACCAGCCGTCCCGGACGTCTTCCGACACTCCGGTTCGTCTTTCGGTTCCGCGGGATATGCGAGCAGCGAAGATGGCTGCTTTTTGTCGGGGAGCGGGGGCGGCGGTGACGACGGATCCTACGGAATGCCGGCCGGAAAGAGTCCCGGTCCGATTTTCACCCATCCTGGATTCGCCTTTCCCCCCGTCGTCGGGAAGTACGCCCATGCCGAGGATCAGG GTATCGACATGACTCAAAGTCCGGGCAGAGACAGTCCCGGCAGTTCTGGGTCAGGCTCTGGTTCGAGGCACTCGACCGCTTCCCTCGATTCCGGAAGAGCTTCCGGCTATCATCTGGGTCCCAGAGGACCAGGGGCCCTGGCCTCATCGCCACGGTGCTCGATCAGTTCCCTGGGAAGTCATCCGGATCGGCCAGCAGATCTCGACGTGGTACATGCCTGGCTTACCGAACTCCAGTTCGAGGAGTACTTTACTTTATTCGCTTCGGCGGGATACGATCTTGCTACCATAACCCGAATGACCCCGGAGGATCTCACAGCTATag GTATTAAGAAACCGAATCATCGAAAGCGACTTAAAGCAGAAATCGATAATTTAAACGTCGGTGATGGTTTGCCGGAGCATGTGCCTGGCTCGCTTGAAGAATGGTTGAGACTTTTAAGACTAGAAGAGTATTTGGGTGCGCTGCAGCAGCAAGGCATGCGGTCAGTCGAAGATGTAACGACTCTGACTTGGGAGGACCTTGAAGATATTGGTATTGTCAGGCTTGGTCATCAAAAGCGACTTCTCCTCGCTATTAAACGGGTGAAAGATATACGTGCTGGTAAACGCATACAGCCTCTCGATCTCGCTCGTCTTCCACCGCACCCTGGTCACACACAG GATGTTGTTATCCAACGTGGTGGACCAGATTTGCCGTCCCCTGATGAAGACTGCTCGTCGCCGGTACTTAGGTCGTTTCAAAGAGGAAATGAGGTGAATTCGACCTCGACGTGGCGAAGCATGTACGCTGCTATGCCTCAGAGCTTAGATTACACAGTAGCAAGGACAGGGCCTCGTGGCAAATCCCTCGAGAGCCTCGAAGATGCTCCTCTTAGTTATCCACCTTCGCCTACCCATGTTCAACCGACTCAAACTGAGTGGCGACCTCGAAGCTATGAGGACGGTGACTTGACGCCGACTAATGAAGCAGCGATAGAAGCTGGTGGCGGCACTCTACCCAGACCAAGACACTGTCTGGTACGTCCACGACCCATCGCTAAG gTCACCGCCACTCCTGGACAGTTTAAATCGTTGCCGCGCGATTTTGATAACAAATATCAACTTACTTACGGGCTTGAGAGCAGCCCCCATTTACCAAAACGTCGGCCACCGTCGCCGCCGCGACGCCAGAGTTCTCGTGAAATTGGGACAGCAGTTGGTGGAGGAACGGGAGATGTTGTAATAGATTGTAGCGGTCCTGTTCCGACAGCTTCCTGCGATGAAATGATTCCGCCACTGCCGGCTCCAGCGCCTGCACAATCCGCCCAGTCACAACAAATCCGACCACACTCCTCCATGTCAAGATCCTGGGGCAGCGTAGGTGTTAGTGTCAATGAAGAACACGAGCTAATTGCCTCTCTCGCCCTGCAACATCGCAACGGATCTGACGCTAGTTTTAAG TCAAGTTCGAGCACTGAATCAGACTCCTTACCGTTTGCGAACGAAAATGCAGGGACAATAAAACAGAGAGCGGCAAGAGCACAGGATTACACAAGTCCTCCGATGGGTGGCATGATGGGACATCATCATTCTGGTGCGGGAACTGGTCAAGAGACCGGGGATGTCTTGAACGACATCGGGAACATGCTTGCCAATCTTACAGACGAGCTAGACGCCATGCTTGAAGAGGAGAAACGTCAGGGCCTCAATCCCTAA